DNA sequence from the Thermodesulfovibrionales bacterium genome:
GTAATGGATATGACATTTGTGGGTATATATCCTGAGACATCACCAGCCTGTGTCTCAATTACAGGAAGGGCAGTGAGTGAGCCTCCGCCATACTGGTCAGATAGCTTTGCTGCCCTCTCCAGAAGCCTTGAATGGAGATAGAAGACATCACCAGGATAGGCCTCTCTTCCAGGTGGACGCCTGAGGAGAAGTGATAGCTGTCTGTAGGCTGCAGCCTGTTTGCTCAGATCATCATAGCATACAAGGGCATGCCTTCCACTGTCCCTGAAGTATTCACCCATTGCACATCCAGCATAGGGAGCTAGATACTGCATAGGTGCAGGATCTGAGGCTGTTGCTACAACCACTATGGTATGTTCCATTGCACCGTATTCCTCAAGGGTCTTAACTGTTCTTACAACTGCAGACCTTCTCTGACCAACTGCCACGTAGATACAGATTACATCTCCTCCCTTCTGATTTATAATTGTATCTATGAGTATTGCTGTCTTTCCTGTCTGCCTGTCACCTATTATAAGCTCCCTCTGACCCCTTCCAATTGGTATCATTGCATCTATTGCCTTTATACCTGTCTGGAGGGGTTCTTTAACAGGCTGCCTCCTAATGATACCAGGTGCCACAACGTCAACAAGCCTTGATTCTGTTGTCTTTATCGGACCCTTTCCATCAATGGGTCTTCCGAGTGCATCAACAACCCTTCCGATTAGTGCCTCACCAACAGGAACGGACATGATCTTTCCTGTTCTCTTAACAATGTCTCCTTCTTTTATTAATTTGTCATCACCAAAAAGAACTGCGCCCACTGCATCTTCTTCAAGGTTAAGGACCATGCCTATAACATCATTTGGAAACTCAAGGAGCTCAGACATCATGGCATTCTCAAGTCCATAGACCCTGGCAACTCCATCACCTACATAGGTGACAACTCCCACCTCGCTTACATCAATCCTCTTTTCAAAGTCTGCAATCTGTCTTCTGAGGTACTCACTTATCTCTTCTGTTCTTATCTCTTTGACTTCCATATGCTCACCCCTTTATAATTTCATTCTTTAAAATATTTAATTGACCTCTCAAACTCAGGTCATATACTGTATTGTCAAACCTGACCACTATGCCTCCAAGAAGTTCTGGGGCAATGGATACATCCACTCTAACATCTTTCTGAGTAATATTTCTCAGGGCATTAGTAATTCTTTCCACCATACCACCATCAACAGGGATTGGGCTCAGGACTGTCGCCTTGAGAAGCCTCTTTCTCTCGGCATAAAATTTATTTAAAAATTTGATAAATAAGGGTAAGGCTATAAAAGCCCTTTCCTCTAGAAGCTTTAAAAGAACACTTCTGGTCTTTTCACTGAAGCCAATCTTATCAGATAAATGGTTGAGAAATACATTCTTCTCCTGATCATGAAAAAGTGGATTGACAAAGAATCCCTTTAATTTTTTATCTGCCTCGATTAGCCCCGAGAGTTTTTCAAGGCGGGCTATCTCATGGGGAAGTTCTTCAAGGGATAACATACCCGAGAGCGTCTTTGCATATCTTTTTGCTATCCTTTCACCTTTCATCCCCTGCTCCTCTCTTCTATCCTTTTTATTGAATCTTCAAGAAGTCTCTTTTTTTCCTCTTCTGTCAGGCCCTGAAGTTTCTTTTCTGCAAGCTCAATGGCAAGAAGTGCTGCCTCTTCTTTGAGTTTTTCTATTGCCTTTTTCTTCTCAAGCTCTATTCCTTTTCTTGCATCCTCAATGAGTCTCTGGCTGATTCTTTTACCCTCTTCTATAATACTGTCCCTCTCAATCTCTCCTGCCTTTTTTGCTGTGCTTAGGACCCTTTCTATTTCTATATCCTTCTGGGAAAATCTCTCTTCAACCTCCCTTAGTGCCTTTTCAGCAAGCTCCCTTGCCTGTCTGGCTTCATTAAGTGCCCTTTCAATTGTCTCTGACCTTTTTTTAAGAAAATTCCTTAACGGTTTTCCAGCAAATATAACAAGGATTGCTACAAGAATAGCAAAATTCACTATCCGCCAGAACCAGTCCCAGAATCCTGCATGATGTTCTGCCTCTCCTGCAGCCTGGGAAATCCCTGAAAGAGCTAAAATAAAAAATAATACCAGCATAATCCAAAAGTGCCTGTAGTCCTTACTGACCTCTAACTTACCTCTCCTTTCTAACATCCGACCTCCTCAGCCATTGCTTCGCCATATTATACCCTCACAAGTTTGTTTACAATATCTTCTGAGATCTTCTCTATCTCCTGTCTGAGTGCCTTTCTTGCCTCCTCAGTTGCAGCAGCAATATCCTGCCTTGCCCTCATAAGTATCTCCTGAGCCTCTTTTTCAGCCTGTCTTAAAAGCTCTGCCTGTCTGTCCTTTCCTTCCTGGGTATATCTTTCAATTATCTCTTTTGCCTTTCTGTTTGCCTCAAGAAGCTCCCTGTTGAGCTGGTTCATAAGTTCCTCTTTTTTCTGGTTAAACTCTCTTGCTTTTTTCAAAGAACCATCAATACCTTCCTTCCTCTCTTCAAAAAGTCTCATTAGTGGTTTAAAAAGGATTATATTGAGAATGAATATGAGAAAGAGGAAGTTTATGAGAAGGACAAAGAACCATTTGTTAAATTCAAGCATCCTTCACTCCTTTTAGCTTAAGAGCCACTGTGCTAGGAAGCACTGTAAACTCTCCTCTTAAGATATAATTTAGTGCAAAAGGTTATCATACCTGCAGAGATTTGTCAAGATTCCCTTTATTAATTTTTTGAATCATTTTATAAAGATTGCTATTTTCTAAACTTAACCCTGAACCCTGCCTTCTGCTATACTTTTTACATGTGGAGTATCAGGATGAGAGCAGGTACAGGAAAGCTCCATATATCCGGAGCTGAAACAATCACTGAGCAGGATGAGATTATAACTCTATCTCAGGCCTTTCTTCTCAGGGCCCTTTGCCATCCAAAGGGACTCCCTTCAGAAATAGTCCTTACTGTGGAAAAATTAAAGGTTAAGCCTGTTTCTGTTCCAGTGCTTAAAGTTACTACCCTTGAATGTCCCTCGCCGTTTAGAGCAAAAAACTTAATAAAGGAACTCCTCAGGACAGAAGGTATCAGCGAGCTCGCTATAAAAAGAGGACTTTCCACAGTCTATTCAGAAAGGACCATGCGTGGAGCAAGCCTTATAGAAGCAAAGACAGGAAGAAGGCTAGAGCCGGACAGGGAAAGAGGTGTGAGGGTATCAAGACTAGGAATTTCCAGAGATTCGGAGGAAAAACTCTCCAGCATACTGGAGAGTCTCGGCATAAATACTACAAGGGTAAAAGAGGCACTCATACTGGCATCAAAGGTTGCCTCCTGTCCCGGTATAATGGCAGAGGTCTGTATATCTGATGACCCTGATTATACAACAGGGTATGTTGCCTCACAGAGACTTGGTTACCAGAGGATACCAAATATAAAAGAAAAGGGATCAAAGGCAGGAGGAAGGGTTTTTTTTGTAAAAGAAGGTAGCAGTATAACGAGAATCATCAGGTA
Encoded proteins:
- the atpA gene encoding F0F1 ATP synthase subunit alpha is translated as MEVKEIRTEEISEYLRRQIADFEKRIDVSEVGVVTYVGDGVARVYGLENAMMSELLEFPNDVIGMVLNLEEDAVGAVLFGDDKLIKEGDIVKRTGKIMSVPVGEALIGRVVDALGRPIDGKGPIKTTESRLVDVVAPGIIRRQPVKEPLQTGIKAIDAMIPIGRGQRELIIGDRQTGKTAILIDTIINQKGGDVICIYVAVGQRRSAVVRTVKTLEEYGAMEHTIVVVATASDPAPMQYLAPYAGCAMGEYFRDSGRHALVCYDDLSKQAAAYRQLSLLLRRPPGREAYPGDVFYLHSRLLERAAKLSDQYGGGSLTALPVIETQAGDVSGYIPTNVISIT
- the atpH gene encoding ATP synthase F1 subunit delta produces the protein MKGERIAKRYAKTLSGMLSLEELPHEIARLEKLSGLIEADKKLKGFFVNPLFHDQEKNVFLNHLSDKIGFSEKTRSVLLKLLEERAFIALPLFIKFLNKFYAERKRLLKATVLSPIPVDGGMVERITNALRNITQKDVRVDVSIAPELLGGIVVRFDNTVYDLSLRGQLNILKNEIIKG
- a CDS encoding ATP synthase F0 subunit B, with translation MLERRGKLEVSKDYRHFWIMLVLFFILALSGISQAAGEAEHHAGFWDWFWRIVNFAILVAILVIFAGKPLRNFLKKRSETIERALNEARQARELAEKALREVEERFSQKDIEIERVLSTAKKAGEIERDSIIEEGKRISQRLIEDARKGIELEKKKAIEKLKEEAALLAIELAEKKLQGLTEEEKKRLLEDSIKRIEERSRG
- the atpF gene encoding F0F1 ATP synthase subunit B — encoded protein: MLEFNKWFFVLLINFLFLIFILNIILFKPLMRLFEERKEGIDGSLKKAREFNQKKEELMNQLNRELLEANRKAKEIIERYTQEGKDRQAELLRQAEKEAQEILMRARQDIAAATEEARKALRQEIEKISEDIVNKLVRV
- a CDS encoding 6-carboxyhexanoate--CoA ligase encodes the protein MWSIRMRAGTGKLHISGAETITEQDEIITLSQAFLLRALCHPKGLPSEIVLTVEKLKVKPVSVPVLKVTTLECPSPFRAKNLIKELLRTEGISELAIKRGLSTVYSERTMRGASLIEAKTGRRLEPDRERGVRVSRLGISRDSEEKLSSILESLGINTTRVKEALILASKVASCPGIMAEVCISDDPDYTTGYVASQRLGYQRIPNIKEKGSKAGGRVFFVKEGSSITRIIRYLEKKPVLVEVNYDIKNTVLNPD